A single genomic interval of Helianthus annuus cultivar XRQ/B chromosome 6, HanXRQr2.0-SUNRISE, whole genome shotgun sequence harbors:
- the LOC110865260 gene encoding dirigent protein 10, translated as MAASTFTLFSLLSLLLILATTIPLTLSARTLVEEPEPTTPVVAPEAGDDVTPLGAIPPNPATSAAGVVPVEGPDHTLTFFMHDILGGSNPSAKAVTGAVTNPAVNGQVPFAKPNGANLPVNNGVPQDDGNNGIINNNNLPFLTGLGGTTSNVFQNNNNNNNNNNNNVFAAINGGQLPQGNALQQFMFGTLTVIDDELTEGHELGSGLIGKAQGFYVSSSIDGKSQTMAFSVMFMHGSYIDSLSFMGVHRSAVAESQLAVMGGTGKYVNAKGHAVVKTFQGTNQQNNDGTETLLQVTVYLAY; from the coding sequence ATGGCAGCCTCTACCTTCACTTTATTTTCACTACTCTCCCTTCTTCTTATCCTAGCCACCACAATCCCATTAACTCTCTCGGCTCGAACCCTAGTCGAGGAACCAGAACCCACGACCCCCGTGGTTGCACCCGAAGCAGGCGATGATGTGACTCCCTTGGGCGCCATACCACCTAACCCAGCCACTAGTGCTGCAGGAGTGGTACCCGTCGAAGGTCCTGATCACACACTAACCTTTTTCATGCATGACATTCTCGGCGGGTCCAACCCCTCGGCTAAAGCCGTCACTGGTGCTGTCACTAACCCGGCTGTCAACGGTCAGGTCCCGTTTGCAAAACCAAACGGTGCCAATCTCCCGGTTAACAATGGCGTCCCACAAGACGATGGTAACAATGGGAttatcaacaacaacaacctcCCATTCCTAACCGGTCTAGGCGGGACCACCTCGAATGTTTTccaaaacaataacaataacaacaacaataacaacaacaacgtgTTTGCAGCCATTAACGGTGGACAGCTACCTCAAGGTAATGCTTTACAACAGTTTATGTTCGGGACATTGACCGTGATTGATGATGAGTTGACCGAAGGACATGAGCTGGGGTCGGGTCTGATTGGAAAGGCTCAAGGGTTCTATGTATCAAGCTCAATAGATGGAAAGAGTCAGACAATGGCATTTAGTGTGATGTTTATGCATGGGAGTTACATTGATAGTTTGAGTTTTATGGGGGTTCACCGGAGTGCGGTTGCGGAGTCTCAGCTGGCGGTTATGGGTGGAACTGGTAAGTATGTGAATGCTAAGGGACATGCTGTGGTGAAGACATTTCAGGGTACAAACCAGCAGAACAATGATGGCACAGAGACACTGCTTCAAGTTACTGTGTATCTTGCTTATTAG